A region of Streptomyces sp. TG1A-60 DNA encodes the following proteins:
- a CDS encoding PfkB family carbohydrate kinase: MGGALLVVGDVVTDVVARHRGPLSPGTDTASAIRTLPGGAGANVACWAAYRGCADVRLLGRVGTDGAEWHQRELRASGVRPHLVVDPAAATGTVICLVDACDAAERTFLTDSGASLRLDPADWAPSLLDGVARLHLSGYLFFSESSRALVAVALESARARGVPVSVDPASAGFLTRLGVDRFLGLIEGADVLLPNRDEAFLLTGLPDPADAAAKLSRLVPLVVAKQGADGALVARAGRVESRVPAVPATPHDTTGAGDAFTGAFLAALLAGAGVEEAAAEGCGAGALAVEKVGGRPPSPH; this comes from the coding sequence GTGGGTGGGGCGCTGCTCGTCGTGGGTGACGTGGTCACGGATGTCGTCGCCCGGCACCGCGGGCCGCTCTCGCCGGGCACCGACACGGCCTCCGCGATCCGGACCCTACCGGGCGGGGCGGGTGCCAACGTGGCCTGCTGGGCGGCTTATCGGGGCTGCGCGGACGTGCGGCTGCTCGGGCGCGTGGGCACGGACGGGGCCGAGTGGCACCAGCGGGAGCTACGGGCTTCGGGAGTGCGGCCCCACCTGGTCGTCGATCCGGCGGCGGCGACGGGGACGGTGATCTGCCTGGTGGACGCGTGCGACGCGGCCGAGCGCACATTCCTCACGGACAGCGGGGCCTCGCTGCGGCTGGACCCGGCCGACTGGGCCCCGTCCCTGCTCGACGGGGTCGCGCGACTGCATCTGTCGGGCTATCTGTTCTTCTCCGAGTCGAGCCGCGCGCTGGTCGCCGTGGCGCTGGAGTCGGCACGCGCGCGTGGGGTGCCGGTGAGTGTGGATCCCGCGTCGGCGGGGTTCCTCACGCGGCTCGGTGTGGACCGTTTCCTCGGGCTCATCGAGGGGGCCGACGTACTGCTGCCCAATCGCGACGAGGCGTTCCTGCTGACCGGGCTGCCCGATCCGGCCGACGCGGCGGCCAAGTTGAGCCGTCTCGTTCCCTTGGTCGTCGCCAAGCAGGGGGCCGACGGTGCGCTGGTCGCCCGTGCGGGCCGCGTCGAGTCCCGGGTGCCGGCGGTCCCCGCCACGCCCCACGACACCACCGGCGCGGGTGACGCCTTCACCGGGGCGTTCCTGGCCGCGCTGCTCGCGGGCGCGGGGGTTGAGGAAGCGGCGGCCGAAGGGTGCGGGGCGGGGGCGCTGGCGGTGGAGAAGGTGGGCGGGAGGCCGCCGTCGCCCCACTGA
- a CDS encoding pseudouridine-5'-phosphate glycosidase, whose amino-acid sequence MSEDVREALDARRPVVALESTIVAHGLPRPRNLRVALELEDVVRREGAVPATIAVLDGRPHIGLDKEQLERVANEDGIRKLGHRDLPLAVASRASGATTVSATAQLAALAGVRVFATGGLGGVHREWTVTQDESADLGLLARTRITVVCAGVKSILDVPATLQRLETLGVAVAGYGTERFPGFYLSDSGHPVEWTLGSPGEVADVMRAQDALDGPQSALIVANPVPEEEQLDPELHARVLDEALRACETEGVTGQAVTPFLLSYLVRHTDGASLGANLAAVRGNVRLASRIAAAWAGA is encoded by the coding sequence ATGTCCGAAGATGTGCGGGAAGCGCTCGACGCGCGTCGCCCCGTGGTGGCGCTGGAGTCCACGATCGTCGCGCACGGGCTGCCCCGACCGCGCAACCTGCGGGTGGCGCTGGAGCTGGAGGACGTCGTACGGCGGGAGGGCGCCGTACCGGCGACGATCGCCGTCCTCGACGGGCGGCCCCACATCGGCCTCGACAAGGAGCAGTTGGAGCGGGTCGCGAACGAGGACGGCATCCGCAAGCTCGGCCACCGCGATCTGCCGCTCGCCGTGGCCTCGCGGGCGAGCGGTGCGACCACGGTGTCGGCGACCGCCCAGTTGGCGGCCCTGGCGGGCGTACGGGTGTTCGCGACGGGCGGGCTCGGGGGCGTGCACCGGGAGTGGACGGTGACCCAGGACGAGTCCGCCGATCTGGGGCTTCTGGCACGTACCCGGATCACCGTGGTGTGCGCGGGCGTGAAGTCGATCCTGGACGTGCCGGCGACCTTGCAGCGCCTGGAGACGCTGGGTGTCGCGGTCGCCGGGTACGGCACGGAGCGCTTCCCCGGCTTCTATCTGTCCGACTCGGGTCACCCGGTGGAGTGGACGCTCGGGTCGCCGGGCGAGGTCGCGGACGTCATGCGCGCGCAAGACGCACTCGACGGCCCGCAGTCGGCGCTGATCGTCGCCAATCCCGTCCCCGAGGAGGAGCAGCTCGATCCCGAACTGCACGCGCGGGTGCTCGACGAGGCGCTGCGGGCGTGCGAGACGGAGGGCGTCACGGGCCAGGCGGTCACACCGTTCCTGCTGAGCTACCTGGTACGGCACACCGACGGCGCCTCCCTCGGCGCCAACCTGGCGGCGGTACGGGGCAACGTACGGCTCGCGTCGCGCATCGCGGCGGCCTGGGCCGGGGCATGA
- a CDS encoding VOC family protein — protein MTDNTMRLDHVVLWVQEPVTAADFYEKAVGLEPLRITEYAAGQVPFPSIRLNDETILDLMPLTMAERMRMVPGAADSAGHPVNHVCLAMPADDFDELRARLEERAVPVSDISNDSFGARGKARRNFYFRDPDGNVFEVRHYA, from the coding sequence ATGACCGACAACACGATGCGTCTCGACCATGTCGTCCTCTGGGTCCAGGAGCCGGTCACCGCTGCCGACTTCTACGAGAAGGCCGTCGGCCTGGAACCCTTGAGGATCACCGAATACGCCGCAGGACAGGTCCCCTTTCCCTCCATACGCCTCAACGACGAGACCATCCTCGACCTCATGCCGCTCACCATGGCCGAGCGTATGAGGATGGTCCCCGGCGCCGCAGACAGCGCCGGCCACCCCGTCAACCACGTCTGCCTCGCCATGCCGGCCGACGACTTCGACGAGCTGCGCGCCCGCCTGGAGGAACGCGCGGTGCCCGTCTCGGACATCTCGAACGACTCCTTCGGAGCGCGTGGAAAGGCCCGGCGCAACTTCTACTTCCGCGACCCCGACGGCAACGTCTTCGAGGTACGGCACTACGCGTAG
- a CDS encoding methylated-DNA--[protein]-cysteine S-methyltransferase, which produces MNSHARDEQQVVWAVVGTGIGPLLLASTDDGLVNVVFHATEAVRDTALDRLASRLGTAPVEDPAAPQLAEAIRQVEAYFAGRRQDFELPLDWSLISGFNRQVLRELASGVPYGSVVGYGDLARRVGQPGAAQAVGVAMGSNPLPVVVPCHRVVESAGGIGGFGGGLETKRKLLALEGILPEPLF; this is translated from the coding sequence ATGAACAGTCATGCGCGGGACGAGCAGCAGGTCGTGTGGGCCGTCGTCGGCACGGGCATCGGCCCGCTGCTGCTGGCCTCGACGGACGACGGCCTGGTGAACGTCGTGTTCCACGCCACGGAGGCGGTGCGGGACACGGCGCTCGACCGGCTCGCCTCACGTCTCGGCACCGCGCCCGTCGAGGACCCCGCCGCCCCTCAGCTGGCCGAGGCCATACGCCAGGTCGAGGCCTACTTCGCGGGTCGGCGGCAGGACTTCGAGCTGCCGCTGGACTGGTCGCTGATATCCGGGTTCAACCGACAGGTGCTGCGCGAGCTCGCCTCCGGCGTGCCGTACGGCTCGGTCGTGGGCTACGGCGACCTGGCACGGCGTGTGGGGCAGCCCGGCGCGGCCCAGGCGGTCGGCGTCGCGATGGGGTCGAACCCGCTGCCGGTGGTGGTGCCGTGCCACCGCGTGGTCGAGAGCGCCGGCGGCATCGGCGGATTCGGCGGCGGCCTGGAGACCAAGCGGAAGCTGCTGGCACTCGAAGGGATCCTTCCGGAGCCGCTGTTCTGA
- a CDS encoding glycerophosphodiester phosphodiesterase family protein translates to MHVRAVAAATTVFMGAVLLLPTSAAHAAPDTDGPLVVAHRGASAYAPENTLAAVDKADEMGFSWVENDVQRTKDGRLVIVHDASLARTTDVEELYPDRAPWNVADFTAAEIARLDAGSWFGSDYAGARVPTLEQYMRRVSRNHQKLVLEIKNPRLYPGIEQQTLKVLGNEGWLSPSRLRKLVIQSFSADTVRRIHELRPAVKTGFLGTPDIADLPEYATFSDQINSSYTTISESYVATIHALDGPHGKPLEILAWTVNDADNAREVAGYGVDGIITNKPDVVSEATRS, encoded by the coding sequence ATGCACGTGCGCGCAGTTGCCGCCGCGACCACAGTGTTCATGGGGGCCGTCCTCCTGCTCCCCACCTCCGCCGCCCACGCGGCTCCCGACACCGACGGTCCGCTGGTCGTCGCGCACCGCGGAGCCTCCGCGTACGCGCCCGAGAACACCTTGGCCGCCGTCGACAAGGCCGACGAGATGGGCTTCAGCTGGGTCGAGAACGACGTCCAGCGGACCAAGGACGGCAGGCTCGTCATCGTCCACGACGCGTCACTGGCGCGGACGACCGATGTCGAGGAGCTCTATCCGGACCGCGCGCCCTGGAACGTGGCGGACTTCACCGCCGCCGAGATCGCCCGCCTGGACGCGGGCAGTTGGTTCGGCAGCGACTACGCGGGCGCGCGCGTGCCGACGCTGGAGCAGTACATGAGGCGTGTGTCACGCAATCACCAGAAGCTCGTCCTGGAGATCAAGAACCCCCGGCTCTATCCGGGCATCGAACAGCAGACCCTGAAGGTGCTCGGCAACGAGGGCTGGCTCAGCCCGTCGCGGCTCAGGAAACTGGTGATCCAGAGCTTCAGTGCCGACACCGTACGGCGGATCCACGAGCTGCGCCCGGCGGTGAAGACCGGTTTCCTCGGCACCCCGGACATCGCCGACCTGCCCGAGTACGCGACGTTCAGCGACCAGATCAACTCCTCGTACACGACCATCTCCGAGTCGTACGTCGCCACGATCCACGCACTCGACGGTCCGCACGGAAAGCCGTTGGAGATCCTCGCCTGGACCGTGAACGACGCGGACAACGCCCGCGAGGTGGCGGGCTACGGCGTGGACGGCATCATCACCAACAAGCCGGACGTGGTCAGCGAGGCCACACGGAGCTGA
- a CDS encoding MHYT domain-containing protein translates to MQGTIDGFSYGLVTPVVAYLMACLGGALGLRCTTRSMFADGRLRIGWLALGSAAIGSGIWTMHFVAMMGFKVLQTPIHYDPLTTFASLAVAIVMVGIGIFMVGSKGANGAALFTGGTVTGLGMASMHYLGMAGMRLNGTLQYNTLTVAASVVIAVVAAIAALWAAGQIRGFLWSVGASLVMGVAVSGMHYTGMAALSVHLHSASPAPVEGSSSAALLAPLMIGPLVFLLLAGVVVMFDPFMIMYRFHAHPVERRPGIPAQATAHTCRRQESHTAHKHRERSSRTPQRR, encoded by the coding sequence ATGCAGGGCACGATCGACGGCTTCAGCTACGGACTCGTCACACCGGTGGTGGCCTATCTCATGGCCTGCCTCGGGGGCGCGCTCGGCCTGCGCTGCACCACCAGGTCGATGTTCGCCGACGGCCGCCTGCGGATCGGCTGGCTGGCGCTGGGCTCGGCGGCCATCGGCTCCGGCATATGGACCATGCACTTCGTCGCGATGATGGGGTTCAAGGTCCTGCAGACCCCGATCCACTACGACCCGCTGACGACGTTCGCGAGCCTCGCCGTCGCGATCGTCATGGTCGGCATCGGGATCTTCATGGTCGGCTCCAAGGGGGCGAACGGAGCCGCGCTCTTCACCGGCGGCACCGTCACCGGCCTCGGCATGGCCTCCATGCACTACCTGGGCATGGCGGGAATGCGCCTCAACGGCACGCTGCAGTACAACACCCTCACGGTGGCCGCCTCGGTCGTCATCGCCGTGGTGGCCGCGATCGCCGCCCTGTGGGCCGCCGGGCAGATCCGCGGCTTCCTGTGGAGCGTGGGCGCCAGTCTCGTCATGGGGGTCGCGGTCAGCGGCATGCACTACACGGGTATGGCCGCCCTCAGCGTCCACCTGCACAGCGCGTCGCCCGCCCCGGTCGAGGGCTCCTCGTCCGCCGCCCTGCTCGCCCCGCTGATGATCGGCCCGCTGGTCTTCCTGCTCCTCGCGGGCGTCGTCGTGATGTTCGACCCGTTCATGATCATGTACAGGTTCCACGCCCACCCCGTCGAGCGGCGGCCGGGCATCCCGGCCCAGGCAACCGCCCACACCTGCCGACGCCAGGAGTCCCACACCGCTCACAAGCACCGCGAGCGGAGTTCCCGCACCCCGCAGCGCCGCTGA